The following proteins come from a genomic window of Sorex araneus isolate mSorAra2 chromosome 1, mSorAra2.pri, whole genome shotgun sequence:
- the TUSC1 gene encoding tumor suppressor candidate gene 1 protein, translating into MWRMRGGASRHGRCGGGGGAGCGAECGAAGRGLGRPARLQGGVGGGGVGWCGRAGGARQQLEERFADLAASHLEALRARDERDRQNARLREENARLRLENRRLKRENRSLFRQALRLPGDGDDDGAAAGCEEARANRRPARGGGGGGSEEELSTARALRARLEKLEAMYRRALLQLHLEQRGPHSRDDKEEPPPPQHDEAARSPPGPEPASEEPQDSGL; encoded by the coding sequence ATGTGGCGCATGCGTGGTGGCGCCAGCCGGCACGGgcgctgcggcggcggcggcggcgccggttGCGGGGCCGAGTGCGGCGCGGCCGGCCGGGGCCTGGGCCGCCCGGCTCGGCTCCAAGGCGGCGTTGGCGGCGGCGGCGTGGGCTGgtgcggccgggcgggcggcgccCGACAGCAGCTGGAGGAGCGGTTCGCCGACCTGGCCGCGAGCCACCTGGAGGCCCTCCGCGCGCGGGACGAGCGGGACCGGCAGAACGCGCGGCTCCGCGAGGAGAACGCCCGGCTGCGGCTCGAGAACCGGCGGCTCAAGCGCGAGAACCGCAGTCTCTTCCGCCAGGCGCTGCGGCTGCCCGGCGATGGCGACGACGACGGGGCGGCCGCGGGCTGCGAGGAGGCCAGAGCGAATCGGAGGCCCGcacgaggcggcggcggcggcggctccgaaGAGGAGCTCAGCACCGCCAGGGCCTTGAGGGCCCGCCTGGAAAAGCTGGAGGCCATGTACCGCCGCGCGCTGCTGCAGCTGCATCTGGAGCAGCGTGGGCCGCACTCGCGAGACGACAAGGAGGAGCCGCCGCCACCGCAGCACGACGAAGCCGCCCGGAGCCCTCCGGGCCCGGAGCCGGCGTCCGAGGAGCCCCAGGACTCCGGGCTGTAG